In Arachis stenosperma cultivar V10309 chromosome 1, arast.V10309.gnm1.PFL2, whole genome shotgun sequence, one DNA window encodes the following:
- the LOC130971426 gene encoding cytokinin dehydrogenase 3-like has product MARIIVLTVWIIIAVSMRHIGEAKEWSLLQAPSEIQQRLIRDPLSISLASTDYGHIIHQNPSAIFAPISVTDISNLIQFSNSLPIPFGIAARGQAHSVHGQSMARDGVVVNMTALTEGRGVVVVPDGGALGPYADVGGEAIWIDVLHAALKRGLTPLSWTDYLYLSVGGTLSNAGISGQTFLFGPQISNVHQLHVVTGKGELVTCSTENNKELFYAVLGGLGQFGIITRARIALGPAPTRVKWVRLLYNKFTEFSGDQEHLIAMNGRNETIGANYVEGFLLLNQPPLDLSFYPEADKPRITSLVTQYGIIYIIELVKYYDNTTQQHVHEDVALLVQGLKFVPTFMFEKDVSYEEFLNRVHSDELALRSQGLWEVPHPWLNLFVPRSRISDVDEGVFKGIMLKQNINPGIVIVYPVNRSKWDDNMSAVTPNEDIFYVVSILRATDFDKLEAFEAQNQEILQFCEDDGIGMKQYLPQNKTHQEWMLHFGPKWTLFKQRKQEFDPRNILSPGQGIFN; this is encoded by the exons atggcTAGGATCATTGTCCTTACTGTATGGATAATAATAGCGGTGAGCATGAGACATATTGGAGAAGCAAAAGAATGGTCACTACTACAAGCACCAAGTGAAATACAACAAAGGCTTATTCGTGACCCTCTCTCAATTTCACTAGCCTCAACCGATTACGGTCACATCATTCACCAAAACCCGTCAGCCATCTTCGCACCAATTTCCGTTACGGACATTTCTAACTTGATTCAATTCTCAAATTCCCTTCCTATCCCTTTCGGGATCGCCGCTCGAGGCCAGGCACACTCCGTTCACGGCCAGTCCATGGCGCGGGACGGGGTAGTGGTCAACATGACGGCTCTCACGGAGGGGAGAGGGGTGGTTGTTGTGCCGGATGGCGGTGCATTGGGTCCTTATGCGGATGTTGGTGGTGAAGCGATTTGGATTGATGTTCTGCATGCAGCACTTAAACGTGGACTCACGCCGTTATCTTGGACTGATTATTTGTACTTATCAGTTGGTGGAACTCTCTCTAATGCTGGCATTAGTGGCCAAACCTTCCTTTTTGGTCCTCAGATCTCCAATGTTCATCAATTGCACGTCGTTACAG GAAAAGGAGAACTAGTGACTTGTTCTACAGAGAATAACAAAGAGTTATTTTATGCCGTTCTTGGAGGTCTAGGTCAATTTGGAATCATAACAAGAGCAAGAATAGCCCTAGGGCCTGCACCCACAAGG GTGAAATGGGTTCGTTTGCTTTACAATAAGTTCACTGAATTTTCTGGCGATCAAGAGCATTTGATTGCAATGAATGGAAGAAACGAAACTATTGGAGCCAATTATGTAGAAGGTTTTCTTCTACTAAATCAACCACCACTAGACCTTTCTTTTTATCCAGAAGCTGATAAACCTCGCATAACTTCTCTTGTAACCCAATACGGCATTATCTATATTATAGAATTGGTCAAATATTATGACAATACCACTCAACAACATGTCCACGAg GATGTTGCACTTTTGGTCCAAGGATTAAAGTTTGTACCTACGTTTATGTTTGAGAAAGATGTGTCGTATGAAGAATTTCTTAACAGAGTTCATTCTGATGAGCTGGCTCTTAGGTCACAAGGACTTTGGGAAGTTCCTCATCCATGGTTGAATCTTTTTGTTCCAAGATCTCGAATTTCAGATGTTGATGAAGGTGTTTTCAAAGGCATCATGCTTAAGCAAAATATTAATCCTGGAATTGTGATAGTTTACCCTGTAAACCGATCAAA GTGGGATGATAATATGTCAGCAGTGACACCGAATGAAGATATCTTTTATGTTGTGAGTATTTTGCGTGCAACGGATTTTGATAAGTTGGAAGCATTTGAAGCTCAAAATCAAGAAATATTACAATTCTGTGAAGATGATGGCATTGGGATGAAGCAATATCTTCCACAAAACAAAACACATCAAGAATGGATGTTACATTTTGGTCCCAAATGGACACTTttcaaacaaagaaaacaagaatTTGATCCCAGAAATATATTGTCTCCAGGACAAGGGATTTTTAATTAG